In a single window of the Centropristis striata isolate RG_2023a ecotype Rhode Island chromosome 18, C.striata_1.0, whole genome shotgun sequence genome:
- the LOC131990821 gene encoding cytochrome P450 2K1-like, with product MGILDLLLQVSSYVSLLGALVVLLLFYVISSCSSFQDDRKGPPGPKPLPILGNLLQLDLKRLYHSLLKLSQTYGSVFTIYLGPKKVVVLAGYKTVKEALVNHSEEFGDRDQVRIFKDVTKGNGVIWSNGEEWKDLRRFALMNLRDFGMGKSEIEDKIIEECDKLKEMLKTFKGEAFDMNQPITCAVANIICSMVYGYRFEYDDPEFTTMVARANRNVQLVGSASAQVYNLFPWIGRFLSKRNEFLRSNTATVEQHIRLLGHLKETFNPQMCRGFVDAFLRRQQTLEESGITNSHFNDKNLRTTVINLFSAGTDTTATTLRWGLLLMAKYPKIQDQVQEELKRIIGSRQVQVEDRKILPFTNAVIHETQRLSNILPMSLPHKTTQDVTFQGHFIKKGTTVYPLLASVLYDESEWEKPRSFHPAHFLDKDGKFVKRDAFMAFSAGRRVCLGESLARMELFIFFTTLLQYFRFSPPPGVSEDDLDLTPSVGFTLIPSPHKLCAVACI from the exons ATGGGGATATTAGATCTGTTGCTCCAGGTGTCCAGCTACGTCTCCCTGTTGGGGGCTCTGGTGGTCCTGCTGCTTTTCTACGTCATCTCTTCCTGCTCCAGCTTCCAGGACGACAGGAAGGGACCACCAGGACCAAAACCACTTCCCATACTGGGGAACCTTCTGCAGCTGGATCTCAAGAGACTCTACCACTCACTACTAAAG ctttccCAGACATATGGATCAGTGTTCACCATCTATTTAGGACCAAAGAAAGTTGTGGTCCTGGCAGGATACAAGACAGTGAAGGAGGCACTTGTCAATCACTCGGAAGAGTTTGGGGACAGAGATCAAGTGAGAATTTTTAAAGATGTTACCAAAGGAAACG GGGTTATATGGTCCAATGGTGAAGAGTGGAAAGACCTAAGGCGTTTTGCTTTGATGAACCTCAGAGACTTCGGAATGGGCAAGAGTGAAATTGAGGACAAAATCATTGAGGAGTGTGACAAACTGAAAGAGATGTTGAAGACATTTAAAG GAGAAGCTTTTGATATGAATCAGCCAATAACTTGTGCAGTAGCTAACATCATCTGCTCCATGGTGTATGGCTACAGATTTGAATATGACGATCCAGAGTTCACAACCATGGTGGCTCGAGCAAACAGGAACGTTCAACTTGTGGGCTCTGCATCAGCACAG GTGTATAACCTGTTCCCGTGGATCGGCAGATTTTTGTCTAAAAGGAATGAATTTTTGAGGTCAAATACTGCCACCGTGGAGCAGCACATAAGGCTGCTAGGTCATTTGAAGGAGACATTCAATCCACAGATGTGCAGAGGCTTCGTGGACGCCTTTCTGAGACGACAGCAAACTCTGGAG GAATCTGGGATTACAAACAGTCACTTCAACGACAAAAACCTCAGGACGACAGTGATTAACCTCTTCAGTGCCGGCACGGACACGACAGCAACCACACTGAGGTGGGGACTTCTTCTTATGGCCAAGTATCCGAAAATACAAG ACcaggtccaggaggagctgaaaAGGATTATAGGAAGTCGTCAGGTGCAGGTGGAGGACAGGAAGATCCTGCCCTTCACCAATGCCGTCATCCATGAGACGCAGAGACTGTCCAACATCCTCCCCATGTCACTTCCTCACAAAACCACCCAAGACGTCACTTTCCAGGGTCACTTCATCAAAAAG GGAACCACAGTGTATCCTCTGCTGGCGTCCGTCCTGTACGATGAGAGCGAGTGGGAGAAGCCACGCAGCTTTCATCCTGCTCACTTCCTGGACAAAGACGGGAAGTTTGTGAAGCGAGATGCCTTCATGGCCTTTTCTGCAG GTCGCAGGGTTTGTCTCGGAGAGAGTCTGGCCAGGATGGagctcttcatcttcttcaccaCCCTCCTGCAGTACTTTCGCTTCAGTCCTCCTCCTGGAGTTTCAGAGGACGATCTGGATCTGACTCCAAGTGTTGGCTTCACCCTCATCCCTTCACCTCATAAACTGTGTGCTGTCGCCTGTATTTGA
- the LOC131990818 gene encoding cytochrome P450 2K1-like isoform X1 encodes MGDLTIMGILDLLLQVSSSVSLLGALVVLLLIYVISISFSPKDNRKGPPGPKPLPLFGNFLQVDFKSFDKSLMQLSKKYGSVFTFYLGPKKVVVLAGYKTVKEALVNYAEEFGDRDQPRIMTEFIKGHGLIWTNGELWKAMRRFTLTNLRDFGMGKKACEDKILEECHHLIGVLKKFKEQPFATTRPLGHAFANIISSMVFGNRFEYDDPQFSSLIDSMQRRNQILGSFGMTVYNLFPRLFWWSASRKTFLQLGADSKKQNLQLLSVLKETLNPEKCRGFVDAFLVHKKKLEESRVTDDHFQDDNLLGMVFNLFTGGTETGTNTLRWGLLFLAKYPKIQDQVHEEVSRVVGSRPVQMGDRKNMPFTNAVIHETQRLGNITPLGLPHKTSRDVTFQGYFIKKGTTVYTLLTSVLFDESEWEKPQSFHPAHFLDKDGNFVKRDAFMAFSAGRRACPGESLARMELFLFITTLLQHFRFTPPLGVSEDELDLTPFQHLGLEPLPHKLCAVSRA; translated from the exons aTGGGTGATTTGACA atCATGGGGATATTAGATCTGTTGCTCCAGGTGTCCAGCTCCGTCTCCCTGTTGGGGGCTCTGGTGGTCCTGCTGCTCATCTATGTCATCTCCATCAGCTTTAGCCCCAAGGACAACAGGAAGGGACCTCCAGGACCAAAACCACTTCCCCTGTTTGGGAACTTTCTGCAGGTTGACTTCAAGAGTTTTGACAAATCATTAATGCAG CTTTCCAAGAAGTATGGATCAGTGTTCACCTTCTATTTAGGACCAAAGAAAGTTGTGGTCCTGGCAGGATACAAGACAGTGAAGGAGGCACTTGTCAATTATGCTGAAGAGTTTGGGGACAGAGATCAACCGCGCATTATGACGGAATTTATTAAAGGACATG GTTTGATATGGACCAACGGTGAGTTGTGGAAAGCGATGAGGCGCTTTACTTTGACGAACCTCAGAGACTTCGGAATGGGCAAGAAGGCATGTGAGGACAAAATCCTTGAGGAGTGTCACCACCTCATTGGAGTGCTCAAGAAATTCAAAG AACAACCCTTTGCCACGACTCGTCCATTAGGTCATGCATTCGCTAACATCATCAGCTCCATGGTCTTCGGCAACAGATTTGAATATGATGATCCGCAGTTTTCATCCCTCATAGACAGCATGCAGAGGCGTAATCAAATTCTGGGCTCCTTTGGAATGACG GTGTACAACTTGTTTCCAAGGTTATTCTGGTGGAGTGCGAGCAGGAAGACGTTCCTCCAGCTCGGCGCTGACAGTAAAAAACAGAACTTGCAGCTGCTCAGTGTTTTAAAAGAGACCCTGAACCCAGAGAAGTGCAGAGGCTTTGTGGATGCTTTTCTGGTCCATAAGAAAAAGCTGGAG GAATCTCGGGTTACAGACGATCACTTCCAAGATGATAACCTTTTGGGGATGGTTTTTAACCTCTTCACTGGTGGCACCGAAACAGGAACAAATACACTGAGATGGGGGCTTCTTTTCTTGGCAAAGTATCCGAAAATACAGG ACCAGGTCCATGAGGAGGTGAGCAGGGTGGTAGGAAGTCGTCCGGTGCAAATGGGGGACAGGAAGAATATGCCCTTCACCAACGCTGTCATCCATGAGACACAGAGACTGGGCAACATTACCCCACTCGGCTTGCCTCATAAAACTTCCCGAGATGTAACCTTCCAGGGTTACTTCATTAAGAAG GGAACCACAGTGTATACTCTGCTGACGTCCGTCCTGTTCGATGAGAGCGAGTGGGAGAAGCCACAGAGCTTTCATCCTGCTCACTTCCTGGACAAAGACGGGAATTTTGTGAAACGAGATGCCTTCATGGCTTTTTCTGCAG GGCGTAGAGCTTGTCCTGGAGAGAGTCTGGCCAGGATGGAGctcttcctcttcatcaccACCCTCCTGCAGCACTTTCGTTTCACTCCTCCACTTGGAGTTTCAGAGGACGAGCTGGACCTGACTCCGTTTCAGCATCTCGGCCTCGAACCCTTGCCTCACAAACTGTGCGCTGTCTCCCGTGCATGA
- the LOC131990824 gene encoding uncharacterized protein LOC131990824, translating into MAMSTTSSDEEENTLKHLKHLKKVRKKNNKICYMHVTSVRNEEVNDFTIRRWDTYRNCLQRWLCCHSDSHKLAETFKSCIDVEYKDIPGDAGFHPTCYRRFIDKRRLDSAEKRAKRLALGQDESVPSDNASGSGSSDIPRKKLRSKTGLPIGSAGPVLPAFCIICKKTDKSITVGGKRQKDHLSQAETLSAGQLMNAARIKQDSSILLHIQDRDCVAIGVRYHKSCYRQYTRFLTKSAVTANGTADEEV; encoded by the exons ATGGCGATGTCAACAACGTCTAGCGATGAAGAGGAAAATACTCTAAAACATctaaaacaccttaaaaaagttagaaaaaagaacaacaaaatatgCTACATGCATGTTACGTCTGTACGGAATGAAGAGGTGAATGATTTCACTATCAGAAGGTGGGATACTTACAGAAATTGTTTGCAACGGTGGCTTTGCTGTCATAGCGACTCTCATAAATTAGCCGAGACATTTAAATCCTGTATTGATGTTGAATATAAAGATATTCCTGGTGACGCTGGGTTTCACCCGACTTGTTACCGGCGGTTCATTGATAAAAGGCGATTGGATTCTGCCGAAAAACGGGCCAAACGGCTGGCTCTGGGTCAAGATGAGTCTGTGCCATCGGACAACGCTTCAGGTTCAGGCTCAAGTGACATTCCACGGAAAAAACTAAGATCGAAGACGGGCCTGCCTATCGGTTCTGCTGGCCCCGTGCTCCCTGCCTTTTGTATAATTTGCAAGAAAACGGACAAGAGCATTACTGTGGGAGGCAAACGGCAGAAAGACCATCTTTCACAAGCAGAAACGCTTTcagcag gccagttgatgaaCGCTGCCAGGATAAAGCAAGACAGTAGCATTCTCTTGCATATTCAAGACAGAGACTGTGTGGCCATAGGGGTGCGGTACCACAAGTCCTGTTACAGACAGTACACCAGGTTCCTGACAAAGTCTGCTGTAACAGCTAATGGAACCGCAGATGAAGAAGTGTGA
- the LOC131990818 gene encoding cytochrome P450 2K1-like isoform X2 codes for MGILDLLLQVSSSVSLLGALVVLLLIYVISISFSPKDNRKGPPGPKPLPLFGNFLQVDFKSFDKSLMQLSKKYGSVFTFYLGPKKVVVLAGYKTVKEALVNYAEEFGDRDQPRIMTEFIKGHGLIWTNGELWKAMRRFTLTNLRDFGMGKKACEDKILEECHHLIGVLKKFKEQPFATTRPLGHAFANIISSMVFGNRFEYDDPQFSSLIDSMQRRNQILGSFGMTVYNLFPRLFWWSASRKTFLQLGADSKKQNLQLLSVLKETLNPEKCRGFVDAFLVHKKKLEESRVTDDHFQDDNLLGMVFNLFTGGTETGTNTLRWGLLFLAKYPKIQDQVHEEVSRVVGSRPVQMGDRKNMPFTNAVIHETQRLGNITPLGLPHKTSRDVTFQGYFIKKGTTVYTLLTSVLFDESEWEKPQSFHPAHFLDKDGNFVKRDAFMAFSAGRRACPGESLARMELFLFITTLLQHFRFTPPLGVSEDELDLTPFQHLGLEPLPHKLCAVSRA; via the exons ATGGGGATATTAGATCTGTTGCTCCAGGTGTCCAGCTCCGTCTCCCTGTTGGGGGCTCTGGTGGTCCTGCTGCTCATCTATGTCATCTCCATCAGCTTTAGCCCCAAGGACAACAGGAAGGGACCTCCAGGACCAAAACCACTTCCCCTGTTTGGGAACTTTCTGCAGGTTGACTTCAAGAGTTTTGACAAATCATTAATGCAG CTTTCCAAGAAGTATGGATCAGTGTTCACCTTCTATTTAGGACCAAAGAAAGTTGTGGTCCTGGCAGGATACAAGACAGTGAAGGAGGCACTTGTCAATTATGCTGAAGAGTTTGGGGACAGAGATCAACCGCGCATTATGACGGAATTTATTAAAGGACATG GTTTGATATGGACCAACGGTGAGTTGTGGAAAGCGATGAGGCGCTTTACTTTGACGAACCTCAGAGACTTCGGAATGGGCAAGAAGGCATGTGAGGACAAAATCCTTGAGGAGTGTCACCACCTCATTGGAGTGCTCAAGAAATTCAAAG AACAACCCTTTGCCACGACTCGTCCATTAGGTCATGCATTCGCTAACATCATCAGCTCCATGGTCTTCGGCAACAGATTTGAATATGATGATCCGCAGTTTTCATCCCTCATAGACAGCATGCAGAGGCGTAATCAAATTCTGGGCTCCTTTGGAATGACG GTGTACAACTTGTTTCCAAGGTTATTCTGGTGGAGTGCGAGCAGGAAGACGTTCCTCCAGCTCGGCGCTGACAGTAAAAAACAGAACTTGCAGCTGCTCAGTGTTTTAAAAGAGACCCTGAACCCAGAGAAGTGCAGAGGCTTTGTGGATGCTTTTCTGGTCCATAAGAAAAAGCTGGAG GAATCTCGGGTTACAGACGATCACTTCCAAGATGATAACCTTTTGGGGATGGTTTTTAACCTCTTCACTGGTGGCACCGAAACAGGAACAAATACACTGAGATGGGGGCTTCTTTTCTTGGCAAAGTATCCGAAAATACAGG ACCAGGTCCATGAGGAGGTGAGCAGGGTGGTAGGAAGTCGTCCGGTGCAAATGGGGGACAGGAAGAATATGCCCTTCACCAACGCTGTCATCCATGAGACACAGAGACTGGGCAACATTACCCCACTCGGCTTGCCTCATAAAACTTCCCGAGATGTAACCTTCCAGGGTTACTTCATTAAGAAG GGAACCACAGTGTATACTCTGCTGACGTCCGTCCTGTTCGATGAGAGCGAGTGGGAGAAGCCACAGAGCTTTCATCCTGCTCACTTCCTGGACAAAGACGGGAATTTTGTGAAACGAGATGCCTTCATGGCTTTTTCTGCAG GGCGTAGAGCTTGTCCTGGAGAGAGTCTGGCCAGGATGGAGctcttcctcttcatcaccACCCTCCTGCAGCACTTTCGTTTCACTCCTCCACTTGGAGTTTCAGAGGACGAGCTGGACCTGACTCCGTTTCAGCATCTCGGCCTCGAACCCTTGCCTCACAAACTGTGCGCTGTCTCCCGTGCATGA